From Micromonospora nigra, one genomic window encodes:
- the ssb gene encoding single-stranded DNA-binding protein, translating into MFDTYVTIVGNVLTAPEWRRTTQSNTLVANFKVASTARRLDRDTGRWVDGNSLRVRVNCWRRLAEGVASSVMVGDPVVVCGRLYTRDWTDDAGNHRTIYELEAVAVGHDLSRGRARFLRNRPSTATSAVSDAEAEQRVHGEMTEAVPDDEAPSRPDDRPVDDDVEMLGAAGADVPFRGGDSSTVGFDASADGSDLSADPFDGPGEGLDAGPDELTPLTDIDDDAPGAPPQEPAETGPATGRGRRGRGRVAQPA; encoded by the coding sequence ATGTTCGACACCTACGTCACGATCGTCGGGAACGTGCTCACCGCACCCGAGTGGCGACGCACCACCCAGAGCAACACCCTCGTGGCCAACTTCAAGGTCGCCTCGACCGCCCGGCGGCTCGACCGGGACACCGGTCGCTGGGTCGACGGCAACAGTCTGCGGGTGCGGGTCAACTGCTGGCGTCGGCTCGCCGAAGGGGTGGCGTCCTCGGTCATGGTCGGCGACCCGGTGGTGGTCTGCGGCCGGCTCTACACCCGTGACTGGACCGACGACGCCGGCAACCACCGCACGATCTACGAACTGGAGGCGGTCGCCGTGGGGCACGACCTGTCCCGGGGTCGGGCGCGCTTCCTGCGCAACCGGCCGAGCACGGCGACCAGCGCGGTCTCCGACGCCGAGGCCGAGCAACGGGTGCACGGCGAGATGACCGAGGCGGTGCCGGACGACGAGGCGCCCTCCCGGCCGGACGACCGCCCGGTCGACGACGACGTCGAGATGCTGGGTGCGGCCGGTGCCGACGTTCCGTTCCGGGGCGGCGACTCGTCGACCGTCGGGTTCGACGCGTCGGCTGACGGTAGCGACCTGTCGGCGGATCCGTTCGACGGTCCCGGGGAGGGCCTCGACGCCGGCCCCGACGAGTTGACACCGCTGACCGACATCGATGATGACGCGCCCGGTGCGCCGCCACAGGAGCCGGCCGAGACGGGGCCGGCCACCGGGCGTGGCCGGCGGGGGCGGGGCCGGGTGGCGCAGCCGGCCTGA
- a CDS encoding DUF397 domain-containing protein, with the protein MELSGAKWRKSSRSSGNGGDCVEVADNLPGVVAVRDSKDQAGPALAFEPTAWRAFVAQVAGRA; encoded by the coding sequence ATGGAGCTGAGTGGCGCGAAGTGGCGCAAGAGCAGCCGCAGTAGCGGGAACGGCGGGGACTGCGTTGAGGTCGCCGACAATCTGCCCGGCGTCGTAGCGGTTCGCGACTCGAAGGACCAGGCCGGTCCGGCGCTGGCGTTCGAGCCGACTGCTTGGAGGGCGTTCGTGGCGCAGGTCGCCGGCCGGGCCTGA
- a CDS encoding helix-turn-helix domain-containing protein: protein MNDALRAALSQTGYTVEALASQVGVDPKTVGRWLTEDRIPHPSHRAAAADALGRPVADIWPDTSRRRELAWFRPWQEIEREAVSLRSYQGVVLPGLLQTEAYARALLTAAGRHAPGDIERLVANRLARQAVLDRENPPQFTAVVDEAALRRPVGGRETMRTQLLALVAVCDAPHVRLHVVPSVVGAYAGLNGPFVIATSADHRLAGYLDTQLHGQVVSDTADIAAILAAWENVRGEALSHWQSVDLIKEVAESWS from the coding sequence GTGAACGATGCTCTTCGCGCTGCGCTGAGTCAGACCGGTTACACCGTCGAAGCCCTCGCTTCCCAAGTAGGCGTAGACCCGAAGACCGTGGGACGGTGGCTGACGGAAGACCGAATTCCGCACCCGAGCCACCGGGCAGCAGCAGCGGACGCACTGGGTCGCCCTGTTGCGGACATCTGGCCGGACACGTCCAGACGTCGAGAGTTGGCCTGGTTCCGTCCATGGCAGGAAATCGAGCGTGAGGCTGTGTCCCTCCGCTCGTACCAAGGTGTCGTGTTGCCGGGTTTGCTCCAGACGGAGGCGTACGCCCGTGCCCTACTGACTGCCGCCGGCCGGCATGCTCCCGGCGACATCGAGCGGTTGGTCGCCAACCGCCTTGCTCGCCAGGCGGTCCTCGACAGGGAGAATCCGCCGCAGTTCACTGCTGTCGTCGACGAGGCCGCGCTTCGTCGGCCGGTCGGCGGCCGAGAAACGATGCGGACGCAGTTGCTTGCCCTGGTCGCTGTTTGTGATGCCCCGCACGTCCGGCTGCACGTGGTGCCCTCTGTTGTCGGCGCTTACGCAGGGCTGAACGGTCCCTTCGTCATCGCCACAAGCGCTGATCACCGGCTGGCCGGCTACCTGGACACTCAACTGCACGGGCAAGTGGTTAGCGACACCGCTGACATCGCCGCGATACTGGCGGCGTGGGAGAACGTGCGGGGTGAGGCGTTGTCCCACTGGCAATCAGTGGATCTGATCAAGGAAGTGGCGGAGTCATGGAGCTGA
- a CDS encoding HPF/RaiA family ribosome-associated protein, whose protein sequence is MSAVTNPATVAECLRMGAGFSQGDRNWIVEQFAPLDARLATFHADATELELSVKNREAKGQKVTLECWVAGRQKIVATSTEEDLNAALHDARDDLRRRLNDAKTRQEPRNNKHLRDNSPPTPAASTNLDELSGAGATTEER, encoded by the coding sequence ATGAGCGCCGTCACGAACCCGGCCACCGTGGCGGAGTGCCTGCGGATGGGTGCCGGCTTCTCGCAGGGCGACCGGAACTGGATCGTCGAGCAGTTCGCTCCGCTCGACGCGCGGTTGGCCACCTTCCACGCCGACGCCACCGAGCTGGAGCTGTCGGTGAAGAACCGGGAAGCCAAGGGCCAGAAGGTCACCCTGGAGTGCTGGGTGGCCGGCCGGCAGAAGATCGTCGCCACCTCCACGGAGGAGGACCTGAACGCGGCGCTGCACGACGCCCGGGACGATCTGCGCCGCAGGCTCAACGACGCCAAGACCCGGCAGGAGCCGCGCAACAACAAGCACCTGCGGGACAACAGCCCCCCGACCCCCGCTGCGTCGACCAACCTCGACGAGCTGTCCGGGGCGGGGGCGACGACCGAGGAGAGGTGA
- a CDS encoding alpha/beta hydrolase has protein sequence MEPDVLGEPYERHTIDLGTDDEGPVVATLVRRRADRPTGRAVLYVHGFVDYFFQTHLADFFAARGWDFYALDLRKYGRSLLPHQTPNFCHDLGDYFPELDAAAKIIRDDDGHDTLLAMGHSTGGLIVSLWAHERRDAELVDGIVLNSPFFDLNAPWVVRRPLAAAVARLGRRAPQRVLPFGLGTVYGESIHVDHRGEWTYDLTWKPLAGFPVRAGWLGAIRAGQRRLRAGLDIPVPVLLACSTRSYRGTKWHESVALADAVLNVEDMVRWAPRLGRHVTVARFDGGMHDLTLSGPAVREKVLAEVGRWAEAFLCAGPTTTDAVPPAPRRPETAGADRAGATSHRD, from the coding sequence GTGGAACCGGACGTGCTGGGTGAGCCCTACGAGCGGCACACCATCGACCTGGGCACCGACGACGAGGGACCGGTGGTCGCCACCCTGGTCCGCCGCCGGGCCGACCGCCCCACCGGGCGGGCCGTGCTCTACGTGCACGGCTTCGTCGACTACTTCTTCCAGACCCACCTGGCCGACTTCTTCGCGGCACGCGGCTGGGACTTCTACGCGCTCGACCTGCGCAAGTACGGTCGCAGCCTGCTGCCGCACCAGACCCCGAACTTCTGCCACGACCTCGGTGACTACTTCCCCGAGCTGGATGCGGCGGCGAAGATCATCCGGGACGACGACGGCCACGACACCCTCCTCGCCATGGGCCACTCCACCGGCGGCCTGATCGTCTCGCTGTGGGCGCACGAGCGCCGTGACGCGGAACTGGTCGACGGGATCGTCCTGAACAGTCCCTTCTTCGACCTGAACGCCCCCTGGGTCGTGCGGCGACCCCTCGCAGCCGCCGTCGCGCGCCTGGGCCGCCGGGCGCCGCAGCGCGTGCTTCCCTTCGGCCTGGGCACCGTGTACGGCGAGAGCATCCACGTCGACCATCGCGGCGAGTGGACGTACGACCTGACCTGGAAGCCCCTCGCCGGGTTCCCGGTGCGGGCCGGCTGGCTCGGTGCCATCCGCGCCGGCCAGCGCCGGTTGCGCGCCGGGCTGGACATCCCGGTGCCGGTGCTGCTGGCCTGCTCGACCCGGTCGTACCGGGGTACAAAGTGGCACGAATCGGTCGCGCTCGCCGACGCGGTGCTGAACGTGGAGGACATGGTCCGCTGGGCGCCCCGCCTCGGCCGGCACGTCACCGTCGCCCGCTTCGACGGCGGCATGCACGATCTCACCCTCTCCGGCCCCGCCGTACGCGAGAAGGTCCTGGCGGAGGTGGGCCGGTGGGCCGAGGCGTTCCTCTGCGCCGGGCCCACGACCACCGACGCGGTCCCGCCGGCACCCCGGCGACCGGAGACGGCCGGGGCCGACCGGGCGGGCGCGACCTCACACCGCGACTGA